In Mucilaginibacter auburnensis, the genomic stretch TTTCGGGACTGGAAAGCAACTGCTGATAACTTGAGGCAGCAGCCTGATTGATTTGCGAATCGTCAACTAAACTTAACTGCTTACGGCCGGTTAAAGGCACTGTTGAGCAGGAATAAATAAAAGTGACTGATAGAAGCGCCGGGATAAGTTTTGTTAGTTTCATAATATTTTAAATGTCACCACAGATAGATATTTTTTCTATACAACTCAATATTAATAATAATGTTTGTTTAGAAAATTAAAGTTGCTTTTTCTTGAAAAAGTTAACTCTTGACTCTTTGCCTCTTATTAAGCGCTCAATATTTTTTTGGTGGGTTACCAATATTAAAACGCACATGCACATGCCGTAAATAATTACAGATTTGATGTAAGTGGGGAAGATGAATGTTACTCCTATGGGATAGGTAAAGCCCGCCATTATAGATCCCAATGATACATATCTGGTAATGAGTAAAACAACAATGAATACTGATACACAAAGCAATGCAGACGGCAGGTTAATGGCGAGTATCATGCCAAAAAGTGTAGCAATGCCTTTGCCTCCTCTAAAACCGGCAAACACAGGGAACAGGTGCCCCATAACTGCTGCAATACCTAAAGCGAGCTGAAAATTTGTGAAGGATATTGAGCCGTACGGCCCTGTTGTAGAAATGCCTATCATGTAGGCCAGATTGGTAGCTGTCCAGCCTTTTAAAATATCCAGCAGCATCACCGGAATACCGGCTTTTTTTCCTAATACCCTGAAAGTATTGGTAGCGCCTGCATTGCCACTGCCGTATTCCCTTACATCTATGTTAAAAAAAGCTTGTCCTATCCACACAGCCGTAGGGATCGAGCCAAATAAATAGGCCAAAATAAGTACGGAAACTGAATAGATATTTATCATTCAAAAAACAACATTACAGGTGATCAGTACACCTAACAAGTTTAATAATATTTAAGGGGCCTCGGTAATATTTTTTAAAAAATCTGTATAATATCCCCGTTGTTGAACTAAATAGCTTTAGTAAGCGGCTTTTAAACTAAGGTCCAGACTTTTAACAGAATGAGTAAGTTCGCCTAACGAAACGTAATCAACACCACAATTGGCAAAATCCCGCACTGTATCGATAGTAATTCCGCCCGAGGCTTCAGTTATGTAGCGCCCTTCTATAATGTTTACAGCTTGTTTCAGATTTTCAAAATTGAAATTGTCTAACAAAATTCTGTCAACGCCGCCGGTTGCAATAACCTGTTCCAACTCGTCAAGATTACGCACTTCAATTTCAACAGCCAGTTTTTTGTTGTGGTCGGCCAGATACTGATGCGTGTTCTGTATAGCGTTTTTGATACCACCGGAGTAATCAACATGGTTGTCTTTGATCAGTATCATGTCATACAAACCAAAACGATGATTAACGCCACCTCCAATGCGCACAGCCCATTTTTCAAGGTAGCGCATGCCGGGTGTTGTTTTACGGGTATCTAAAACTTTGGTATTGGTTCCGCTAAGGAGGTCAACAATGTGACGCGTTTTGGTAGCAATGCCGCTCATGCGCTGCATGCAGTTAAGCACAAGGCGCTCTGCTTTTAAAATGTTTTGGGCATCACCTTCCACCCATAACACAATATCCTTAACTTTTACCTTTTCTCCATCCTTGATCAGAACGTCAACAACCAATGATGGGTCAACCTCTTTAAATATCAGTAATGCCAGCTCTACGCCCGCTATAACGCCTTCTTCTTTAACTAAAAGTTTGGCTTTGCCTTTTGTTCCTTGCGGAATAGTAGCTAAAGAGGTGTGGTCGCCATCGCCAACATCTTCGGCAAGGGCATTTTGTATAAACTGTTGTAAAAGTTCAGTATCCAAATTTTACCTTGTTTTAAAGCGCAAAAGTAAAAACATTTTTTGGATGTGAGCAACTTGTAAAAAAGGAAGATGAAACGGGACGGTTAAAACCCGAATCCTAATTGAACACCGCCATGCATCAACTGGAGGTTTTCTGACGAAACACGGTTAAACGGCACTTTAATAAACGGGGCTATGTTGAGTTTGCCCTTACCAAAGCTTACTTTTCTACCTGCCGAGAAGGTATAGAAGCCAATAAATCCGCCAACGGTTTCGGTGCTTTGCTGGGTTGTTTTCTCGGTTATAACGCTGATGGTAGGAGCCAAGCCTTTGCCCGATGAAGTGCTTACTGTGCGGCTATCCAGGTAATCATATGATATATTATTGCGAATAACCGACATGGCAGACACACCTGCACTTACATAAAAACCGCTATTGGTTTTATATTGAAAGCTGATAGGTAGTTCAAGCCCTGATAAGGCCATTTGCACGCTTTGCACTGTACGCGAGGAGGAAGAAGTATTGAATGACGATGCCAACGATGAGGATGCATAATTTGAATTATAACCCCTAAGATCCGCCTGTACACCATCTGTAGGCGTGCCGCTTCTGTTGGAGCCAGCATTCATATAAGCATAGGCTATACCGCTGCTGAGGGCAAAGTTTTTATTGATGTTGTAAGCCACTTCAACACCGGTACCAAAATTCATTTTTTGATTTCCTACTGATGGAGAAACCATTACCGAATAGCTTAAAGCATTACTCTTTTTATTTTCTGAAGCAACAAGTTTGGGCTTATTAAGGTTAGCCAAACTATCATAACTAAGGCGTTGCGAACCTCTTTCATAGCGGCGTGGGTCGGCAGCTAAAACTGGTGATGTCTGGTTACTTGTTGCATCGGGTTGTTGTGTAACAGTGGTAGCATTTTCAGTTTTAACAGGAAGTTCAGTTGCAGCAATATCCTGACTGTTATTGCTGCCGGTTATTTCTTCCCGTTTGTTCACTTGTTTCGGTATTTCAACAAAAACATCGTTTGTAAAGTTTCTCGCGGTTACTTTTTGCTTTAAAGCAGGAGCAGGGTTTTCAGATAACTGTTCTTGCAGGGTTTTCCGAGAGGCGATAGCCCGATCTGTTGTCAGGCTATCGGTTCCCGGCCCATTTTTAGGATAGATATAGGGTGTTTTTGGGGTATTCTTTATTTGGGTTTGGTTGTTATTGGCAACCGGTTTAGCAGGCATAAACAGCCATGCAGCGTAACCTGCCATCAACAACACCGCAGCTGCGGCGGCAACGCGCAGGTAAACTAAACCGCGCCTGCGTTTTTTGGTTTTTACAAACTCTTCCCACGCACCGGGCAGGTAAGCATCCTCGTGAGCATGCAGCACGTTCTCTATCTCACCAAAAAATTCCTGCTCGTTTTTCATTGATACGTACTCATTACGGCGTTGTAAAGTGTTGCTAATTTTGCCTTGGCGCGGGTTAAATATACCCTGCTTGTACTGGCTGGAATATTTAGTTTAACGGCTATTTCCTCGTGCGAAAACCCTTCAATTTCGTGCATGTTAAAAATAAGCTGCTGTATTTGGGGCAGGCTGCTAATTAGCGTTGTTATGTCTTTGTAGCTCAATGTGTCAGGTGTTTCAAAAGCAACGTCGGCCTTTACATCGTTGCCCATATCTTCCAGGTAAATGAGCGTTCGCTTGGCCCGTATCCTGTCAATTGCAATGTTGGCGGTAATACGGCCTATCCATCCTTTAAAAGCTTTTTGTTTCTCTTCGGGCGGACCGTTAAATGCGAAGCTGTCCAGCTTTTTGAAAATACGAACGAATGAGTCGTTGATCAGTTCAACAGACTCATTACGTTCTTTGGTATACCTGTAGGCAACACCAGATAAATAACCAAAATAAGTTTTGTACAAAAGTTCTTCACTCCTGAAATCCTTTTTTATACATCCCTCAATCAGTTTTTCTAATGTCAGCTCTTTATTTCGCACAAGCAAATATCATAACATCGCCTAAGTTTAGTGCATTAAAAAGCAGCTATGCTTAGTAGTTGATCAGCACATCGCCTGCAAGAGCGGTAGCGCCGGTACTGTTATAAATGCCTCTTGCAGCAATGGTATAAATACGCCCGCTTTGTATGCTTACAGATGGAAGTACAACTTTATCGGTAGTGTTGCCATTTTCGCGTATAACAAAATTATAGTTTTGCCCACCCGCAATTTCAACAAATTCGCTTGCTGTTTTATAAGTTTTGCCACTCACTACAGCAGTACCTGTGTTGGTTACCAGGTCAAGCGCAGGCGACTCAATGCTCATATTAACAAATCTGATAAGCGCTTTACCTGATGACGGATTCACCAGTTTATCTTCTATCAACACAAACTCAGGCGTTGCCCATCTGCCGGTTAACCATGCAGAATAAATAGCACCTTCTTTAAGGTCGATTGTAGAGGTTACTTTTTTTGTTCCTTGTTGGTAAGCGGTAAGTTCTCTGCTGCCGGCAATGGCGTTAAAGTAATAGCCGTAAGTGCCATATGGTACAGAATCGCTATTTAAAACGCTGTTGTTTAATCTAAAACCCAGTTTAGGCGCATCCGGCGACACCTGGTAAATAGCCAGATTGGCAATTGGCGGCAGTGGTTCGTTGTTTGTGCTTTTAGAACAGCTTACTGCAAATAAAGCCACAACACCTAACAATGCCCAATTTTTTAATGATCTAAAGTGTTTCATAATAGTAAATATTTGTTAACTCCGTGGTAAAACGTAAGCTCTTAACAAACCGCTACAGCCATCTTAATTTTTTTTTTAAATAAATCTATTTAACCTTATCAGCCTCTATTAGCAATTTAAGTAAGTGGGTAACACCATTTTCTTCTTTTACATTGAAGGATGCGCGGTACTGCCCTTTTGAGGTGCTTAAAATTACTACGCCATACTGTAAGTTGCCCGTAGCTATTTTATGAAGCACCTTGCTGCCGGTCGGCTTGTTTTGTGCAAAGAATTTAGTAATTATATCGGCAGCGGCGGTTTTATTATAGGTGTCTTCGTCGGTGCCGGGAACGCCAATTTCTACTTCGGCAGCAAAGAGTTTGCTGAGTTCGGTAACGTTGCCTTTGCCTAAAAGCTGGGCAACAATATCAACAGCGCCTGTTGGCGAGGGGCGTAAAAACAAAAAAGCGAATAAAGTAAGGTAAAATAATTTCATAGCTAATTACTTAAGGTAACAACGTTTGCGCAAATAGGGTGGCTATAAATTATAATGTATACAAAGCTACTTTTATATTTGCAATGTGGAAAATACAAAAAAACTCGCATTAATTATATTAGATGGATGGGGATATGGTCGTAAAGATCAGTCTAATGCCATATTAGCGGCTAAAACGCCCTTTTTCAATCATTTGATAGCTACTTATCCTAACTCCAAACTCGAAGCATCGGGCATGGCGGTTGGTTTGCCCGACGGACAGATGGGTAACTCAGAAGTGGGACACATGAATTTGGGGGCCGGCCGTGTGGTTTACCAGGAACTGGGCCGCATTAATAAAGCTGTTAATGATAACGAACTGGTGTCAAACCCGGTTTTGCAGGATGCTTTCAATTATGCTAAGCAGAACGGCAAAGCGGTTCATTTTATCGGACTGGTGTCTGACGGTGGTGTGCACTCGCACATTAAACACCTGATGGGCCTTTGCGATGCAGCTGGTCAGTTTGATCTGGAAAAAGTTTACATCCACGCCTTTTTAGATGGCCGTGATACCGACCCAAAATCGGGCGTTGGTTTTATAACCGAATTGGAGCAGCATATTGCAGGCACCAAAGTGCAACTGGCATCTGCTATAGGTCGTTACTATGCAATGGACCGCGATAACCGTTGGGAGCGCGTTAAACAGGCTTATGATGTTATGGTGCATGGCATTGGCCATGCCGTTAACAGCTTTACCGAGGCTATTCAAAACCAGTATCAGCAGGATGTTACCGACGAGTTTATGCCGCCTTTGGTAAAAACCAACGGAGCAGGGCAGCCCCTTGCCGTTATTCAGGATGGCGATGTGGTGATCTGCTTTAACTTCCGTACAGATCGTGGCAGGGAAATAACCCTTGCGCTTACCCAAAAAGATTTTCCTGAGTATAACCTGCAACCGCTTAAGTTGCATTATATCACCATGACCACCTATGATGAAACTTTCCAGGGGGTTAGCGTGGTATTTACCAAAGACGATCTGACCAAAACTTTAGGCGAGATTTTGCAGGATGCCGGCAAGAACCAGATCCGTATTGCTGAAACCGAAAAATATCCGCACGTTACTTTCTTCTTTTCAGGCGGACGCGAGAAGGAATTTAATAACGAAAAACGTTTATTGATCCCATCACCTAAAGTAGCTACTTACGATTTACAGCCCGAAATGAGTGCTGAAGGTATCCGCGATGCTATCATCCCTGAACTGGAAAGCCGTTGGGCCGATTTTATAGTACTAAACTTTGCCAATACTGATATGGTGGGCCACACAGGTGTATTCGGCGCGGTAGTTAAAGCGGCCGAAACTGCCGACGCTTGCACACAGGCGGTGGTTGAAACAGGTATAGCTAATGGTTACTCTTTCATTATTCTGGCCGACCACGGCAACGCCGATTACATGATAAACGATGACGGTACGCCAAACACAGCGCACACCACTAACCTGGTGCCATGCATCGTTATTGACAAGGACGTTACCCACGTAAAAGACGGTAAACTGGGCGATGTTGCGCCAACCGTATTAAAACTGTTAGGCATTACCATCCCCGCCGAAATGACCGGCAATGTTTTGGTGTAAGCCTTTTTAATATTATTTGCAAAGCCGCGCTGAAAAGTGCGGCTTTGTTGTTTATTCCACTTGTCATCTTGAGATTGTCGAAGTACAGGTGTTCGTTCGCGACAGAAATGCAACAGTTTGAAACAACCGAACACCTTGTTCTATACTGTCTTTACGAGGTACGAAGCAATCCCGAAGAGACAGGTTATGAAACTACAGGTAGCAGGGGCGGTTATATCGCTTCGGCTTATCGCTTCGGCTTATCGCTCAATTGCCGCGGAGGCTGTTACTTTACCTTAGATGCAAAGTAACCAAACATCAAGTCGAAAAAAACCTTCCCCGCTCAAGGCCTTTACCCGTGGCTCGGTTTTTCGACAAGCCTTTACCCGCTTTGTTTTTATTTACCCTACCGTCTTTGCGAGGTACGAAGCAATCCCGAAGCGATAGGTATTGAAACTACAGGTAGCACGGCGTTATATCGCTCGGCTTATCGCTTCATTACCGCTCAATTGCCGCGGAGGCTGTTACTTTTGTCTTGACACAAAAGTAACCAAAAAGTCAAGTCAGGCTGACCGCTTCCACTTCACAGGCCATACTCCCGGCCGCGCATCCTGACAGGCCTTTACCCGCTTTTATTTGCTTCTTCTTCCCACGTCGGACTATCATCCTGAGCTTATCGAAGGAAAGCTACAGGTGTTCGTTCGCAACAGGAGTGCAACAGTTTTGCAACAACCGAACACTTTGTTGGTGATTAGTGGATTGGTGAATAGAGATTAGTTTGGTAGCGACAAAACTAATCTCTATTTACTAATCTCCAATCAACTAATGGGAGATGCAATTGTCGATTTCTATTAATAAACTAAGTCTTAAAAGAGATTGTTTCTACTGTGTTAGCGGCATATTTTATTTTCTATTTAGGCCGTTGCCCTTATACTGTGGAGTTGCGGTCATGCTAAGTACTGCCTTGTCCTTATCTGCATCCAACAACAAAAATTGCGGATTTTGAGCGGTATAAGGTTTCCAGGTACTTTCCAGTTTACCATTAGGGTTGCCTGACTTAGCAAAATTTGTCCAGAAGTCAACCATTTTCTTACTTAAATCTTCGTCGCCGGCTGTATTGGGGCGCCAGCTGTGGCGTAGCGAATGGAAAATGTACCAGAGGTCGGCAGAGTGGAAAGCGCCACTTGCATCGCCCGGAAGCTGACGCTGAAATAGATAAGCATATGTTGGCTTTGTGCTCTGGCTTGCACGCAATGCAGCAAAATCGCTAATTGGCTTGGTCATGTCACTTAGGTCATTAGCTGTATAACCAATCATATATGGGATATCTGGTATCTCTCTGGCCATTGCAGCTTCCGAAAAAGTTTTCTTTAAGAAGTAGTTGTCGATAATCGGGCTCCAGGTCAAACGCATTTTGGTAGCTTCAGTGTATTTTTGAGACATTTGGAGCAGTTCGTCAAAAGATAGGGATCTCATTTCGGTTAGCGTTTTTTTACCGAAGTAATCCATCATTCTTTTGTTTTGTAGTTGCGCAGTGTCTAAAGAAAGTCCTGGCCTGCCATTTGTATTAAGTCCGCCACCGCTCATGCTAATGGCTTTACTTATCATGCTTTTAGACACAGGAGAAGCACATAAAGATTGTACGCTACCGGCACCGGCGCTCTGTCCGAAAATGGTGATATTTTTAGGATCACCACCAAATTGTTCAATGTTTTTATACACCCATTTCACGGCTGCTGCCTGATCCATCAAGCCATAATTGCCTGATACTTTGTTCGGGCTTTCAGCCGACAAAAGCGGGTGAGAGAAAAAGCCCATCACTCCAAGACGGTAAGTAACAGATACCAGAATTACGCCGCGAGAAGCCCAATCTTCACCTCCGTCCATTTCAGGTTCGAAAGCAAATCCTTCGCGGTAGCCGCCACCGTGAATCCACACAGCAACCGGAAGTTTTTTAGTTTTTTCGCCAGCTGCCGGTGTCCATACATTCAGATAAAGGCAATCTTCCTTAAACGGAGCACTGCCGCTGGCACGCCATTCTTTACCATAAAAACTGTTCGGATCCCAGGCAACCTGCATAGCTGCTGCTCCGTATTTGTCAGCTGTTTTTACGCCTTTCCAGGGCAATACAGGCTGAGGTTCTCTCCAACGCAGGTTGCCTACAGGCGGAGCTGCAAATGGAATTCCTTTGTAGGCAATAATTCCTTTAGTGGGGGTTGCAACTCCTTTAATTTGTCCTCCCTCAACGGTAAGTACCGGATTGGTGTCTTTTCCACTCCAGGAGGCAAAAAAACCTGCAAGAGCTAGGAACAGAAACGGGATAAATAATTTCTTCATACAAGTAATTGGTTTTTTGGATGGTTAGTTAAAAGTGGTTTGATTTATAAAGAAATAAAATGCAATTTAATCAGAAAAACTCATTAAGCAAGTTGTTGTAAGGGATATAAACCTACCAGTTGTTAGCATTAAAAAATCGTTTCACCCGTCTCATTTTCGTTTCACTCTAAAATGTTATTCTTTTGAAGATCAGCGTCTTGAGCCAATAATCGTCTCGCATCGTCTCACATACACTGTGAGACGATGGAACTCCTTAATATAAAATTCACATACAACAAAAAAAGGGCTTCCCGAAACCGGAAAGCCCTTTTCATAATATAGATCTAAAACTATTGCAGCTTAAAGTTCCACTTAGAATTATCACTGTTGAAATCAAATTTAGCCAAAGCCGGTGTACCGTCACCAACCGATACCAGTGCAAGTTTTTCTTTGCTGTTAGGCACTTCTTTAGGCATGATACGATAGGTGCCATCGGTTAACTGGTCAATGCGCCATAACTGCTCAGGCGCGCCGGTAAACTTGGGTACGCTTACTACATCAAGGTTAGCGGTTGCGGCCAATGCTCTGTCTGTTCCGGCAATTACAATTTTATAGTAGGGTCCGCCAATGTAACCGCTTGAATCAGGTGCGGGGCTAATGCTCCATTTTTGATGCGGGCGACCCATATAATCGCTTATCCTGATTTTGATATCGCCTTCGGGCCAGTTTTTGTTCACGTCAGCAACCTGCTGCACCGGAACCGGTTTTACCGGGCCTGTAGCAGCATTACGGTTACCGCCAAAGCCCATACCGCCACCGCGTGGCATATCAACAGGGTCAACAGCCAGTTCCAGGCCGTAACCTCTGCGTTCAGATTGTATAAGGTAGTTACCTGCTTTAACATTCTCGCCTGCTGTAGGCCAGCCGTTTTTCCAAACTATTGGTAAAATGCCTAAAACGCTTGCACCACCCTGGTTAAGGTCAGCCTCCCAGTGAAACGACATTTTTTCAACCCCATTCTCCAAAACCATACGACCGAAGTGACCCGGAGCAATTAGAGTCTCGTTAGTGGTTGCAGCAACTACTTTACCACCGCCTTCCAGCATGCTTCTGCCCACATTGTCAATAAACGGACCGCTAACGCTTTTTGAGCGACCAATAACAATGTTGTAAGTTGAGTTAGGGCCTGCACAGCAGGTACCGTGTGTGCCTAAAAGGTAGTACCATCCATCGTGGTAGATCATATCGGCAGCTTCGCAAACAATGGCTACGTTAATGGGCTTGTTGCCTGCAACGCGCTTGCCTGTTTTAGGGTCAAGCTCCACCTGGCGGATGTAGCCAAAATAGGTGCCATAAACCAGGTATAACCTGTTGGTAGTTGGGTCAAGAAATAAACCCGGGTCAATAGCGTCATTTTCCTCGTAACCGTCAGAAGTAGCTACCACTACCGGTTCAGAGTATTTAAAGTCTGGCGATTTTGGGTCCATGGTATTGTTCCACATAGTGTAGATAGCACCTTTATGGTCGCCACCACCACCGGTTGCTCCGTAAGCTATAAGAAAGCGGTTGCCAATTTTCATGGCATCGGGCGCAGCACCGCCACCCGGGCGCACCGCGCCGCCGGTCCATTTCCAACCATCTTCAGACATGATGCCACCGCCGCCTGTGCCAAAGGTGTAGTATTTGCCCTTATCTTCAACTATGGTTGATGGGTCGTGTATGTTGGGCCTGCCTACTTGTGCTGTTAACGTTTGAGTAATTGATGCTACTAATATGGCAGTAAGACCTATTATTTTATTTTTTTTCATTATAAATCTGTTCAGATAGTTTGATACCTTAAATGGATTAACAAATTCTTATTCGTAACTAAGGGTGTAATTTTTAACCGGCTGCCCTTTTTCATCAATAAAGCGCGCTACAAAATTACACATGCCTTGTCCGTTCAAAATTGCAGCACGAACGATGTTTTTGCCTTTTTTCAATGTTAAAAGCGGAGATACAACGTTGTCAACAATAATGTCTTTATCGCCCGGAATGGTCAACACCTGCTCACCATTTAACCAAAACGCGCCACCCGAGTTAACCCCTGCAGCCAAACGAACATTTTTAATATCCTCGGTACAGTTAATTACAGTTACTAACCAAAACAGCACACCGGCTTTAGGTTTATTTGTAGCATAGCTAAAGTGATATAAATTGAAGTTAAAAGCTTTGCTGTCGAGCGCGTGCCACTGTAATTCCTGCCCGGCTATAGTTACGGTTGAATTGTTTTTGGGAACAGCGTTAAAATCCTGCGAAAAGTTCTCGGTTGAAAAAGTGGTTTTAAGATAGCTTTCAGTAATGCTACTATTGCCACGAAGATTCTTTTTTACCGGATCTAAAACCAGCCAGCGCTGAATAAAACCTTTTGCGTCAGGGGCTTTTTTAACCGGAGTAGATGGAGTAAAGTGTTTGGTAATGCTGTGGGTTGTATCTTCCGCTAAAGGGATGGGAGGAAGGTTTGACCTGCGTGGCGCGCCACCCGGTCCGCCTGGTCCACCGGGGCCTCCGGCACCAGGACCGCCAGCGCCAGGGCCACCCTGACCCGGGCCTTGGGCAAATGCATTCACGGCACTCAATTGCAATCCCAGTAAAACTACAAAAGCTATAGCCGGCAAAAAGTGTTTGTGTTTTTTGTTCATAATGGATTTTAGTATAAAGGTTGTTGTTTTATTCACGAAATCGATTAAGCAAACGTACAAAATGAGGCCCTAAAAAAGACCTCTGCTTCGGGTTTGTTACGCTTAATATACACAAGTAACAACTTTGTTATTTACTGGGGTGGTAATAAAACGCAATGGGGCGGTATGTAATGCGATAAGGAAATGTAATAGCCGGATGTATGCTATTCCATAGTGATTAGTTTTTTGCTAAAGCCTGTAAGGTTAAGCCAATTTGCCTACCCTCCGAACTGTTTTTGGCGGCACTCCCCAATTTGTTGTACAACATCAGGTAGGGCATAGGGTCGCGTTTATA encodes the following:
- a CDS encoding DUF4783 domain-containing protein; protein product: MKLFYLTLFAFLFLRPSPTGAVDIVAQLLGKGNVTELSKLFAAEVEIGVPGTDEDTYNKTAAADIITKFFAQNKPTGSKVLHKIATGNLQYGVVILSTSKGQYRASFNVKEENGVTHLLKLLIEADKVK
- the gpmI gene encoding 2,3-bisphosphoglycerate-independent phosphoglycerate mutase, which translates into the protein MENTKKLALIILDGWGYGRKDQSNAILAAKTPFFNHLIATYPNSKLEASGMAVGLPDGQMGNSEVGHMNLGAGRVVYQELGRINKAVNDNELVSNPVLQDAFNYAKQNGKAVHFIGLVSDGGVHSHIKHLMGLCDAAGQFDLEKVYIHAFLDGRDTDPKSGVGFITELEQHIAGTKVQLASAIGRYYAMDRDNRWERVKQAYDVMVHGIGHAVNSFTEAIQNQYQQDVTDEFMPPLVKTNGAGQPLAVIQDGDVVICFNFRTDRGREITLALTQKDFPEYNLQPLKLHYITMTTYDETFQGVSVVFTKDDLTKTLGEILQDAGKNQIRIAETEKYPHVTFFFSGGREKEFNNEKRLLIPSPKVATYDLQPEMSAEGIRDAIIPELESRWADFIVLNFANTDMVGHTGVFGAVVKAAETADACTQAVVETGIANGYSFIILADHGNADYMINDDGTPNTAHTTNLVPCIVIDKDVTHVKDGKLGDVAPTVLKLLGITIPAEMTGNVLV
- the nadC gene encoding carboxylating nicotinate-nucleotide diphosphorylase; this encodes MDTELLQQFIQNALAEDVGDGDHTSLATIPQGTKGKAKLLVKEEGVIAGVELALLIFKEVDPSLVVDVLIKDGEKVKVKDIVLWVEGDAQNILKAERLVLNCMQRMSGIATKTRHIVDLLSGTNTKVLDTRKTTPGMRYLEKWAVRIGGGVNHRFGLYDMILIKDNHVDYSGGIKNAIQNTHQYLADHNKKLAVEIEVRNLDELEQVIATGGVDRILLDNFNFENLKQAVNIIEGRYITEASGGITIDTVRDFANCGVDYVSLGELTHSVKSLDLSLKAAY
- a CDS encoding carboxylesterase/lipase family protein → MKKLFIPFLFLALAGFFASWSGKDTNPVLTVEGGQIKGVATPTKGIIAYKGIPFAAPPVGNLRWREPQPVLPWKGVKTADKYGAAAMQVAWDPNSFYGKEWRASGSAPFKEDCLYLNVWTPAAGEKTKKLPVAVWIHGGGYREGFAFEPEMDGGEDWASRGVILVSVTYRLGVMGFFSHPLLSAESPNKVSGNYGLMDQAAAVKWVYKNIEQFGGDPKNITIFGQSAGAGSVQSLCASPVSKSMISKAISMSGGGLNTNGRPGLSLDTAQLQNKRMMDYFGKKTLTEMRSLSFDELLQMSQKYTEATKMRLTWSPIIDNYFLKKTFSEAAMAREIPDIPYMIGYTANDLSDMTKPISDFAALRASQSTKPTYAYLFQRQLPGDASGAFHSADLWYIFHSLRHSWRPNTAGDEDLSKKMVDFWTNFAKSGNPNGKLESTWKPYTAQNPQFLLLDADKDKAVLSMTATPQYKGNGLNRK
- a CDS encoding family 43 glycosylhydrolase, whose product is MKKNKIIGLTAILVASITQTLTAQVGRPNIHDPSTIVEDKGKYYTFGTGGGGIMSEDGWKWTGGAVRPGGGAAPDAMKIGNRFLIAYGATGGGGDHKGAIYTMWNNTMDPKSPDFKYSEPVVVATSDGYEENDAIDPGLFLDPTTNRLYLVYGTYFGYIRQVELDPKTGKRVAGNKPINVAIVCEAADMIYHDGWYYLLGTHGTCCAGPNSTYNIVIGRSKSVSGPFIDNVGRSMLEGGGKVVAATTNETLIAPGHFGRMVLENGVEKMSFHWEADLNQGGASVLGILPIVWKNGWPTAGENVKAGNYLIQSERRGYGLELAVDPVDMPRGGGMGFGGNRNAATGPVKPVPVQQVADVNKNWPEGDIKIRISDYMGRPHQKWSISPAPDSSGYIGGPYYKIVIAGTDRALAATANLDVVSVPKFTGAPEQLWRIDQLTDGTYRIMPKEVPNSKEKLALVSVGDGTPALAKFDFNSDNSKWNFKLQ
- the plsY gene encoding glycerol-3-phosphate 1-O-acyltransferase PlsY; translated protein: MINIYSVSVLILAYLFGSIPTAVWIGQAFFNIDVREYGSGNAGATNTFRVLGKKAGIPVMLLDILKGWTATNLAYMIGISTTGPYGSISFTNFQLALGIAAVMGHLFPVFAGFRGGKGIATLFGMILAINLPSALLCVSVFIVVLLITRYVSLGSIMAGFTYPIGVTFIFPTYIKSVIIYGMCMCVLILVTHQKNIERLIRGKESRVNFFKKKQL
- a CDS encoding DUF4397 domain-containing protein; protein product: MKHFRSLKNWALLGVVALFAVSCSKSTNNEPLPPIANLAIYQVSPDAPKLGFRLNNSVLNSDSVPYGTYGYYFNAIAGSRELTAYQQGTKKVTSTIDLKEGAIYSAWLTGRWATPEFVLIEDKLVNPSSGKALIRFVNMSIESPALDLVTNTGTAVVSGKTYKTASEFVEIAGGQNYNFVIRENGNTTDKVVLPSVSIQSGRIYTIAARGIYNSTGATALAGDVLINY
- a CDS encoding RNA polymerase sigma factor produces the protein MRNKELTLEKLIEGCIKKDFRSEELLYKTYFGYLSGVAYRYTKERNESVELINDSFVRIFKKLDSFAFNGPPEEKQKAFKGWIGRITANIAIDRIRAKRTLIYLEDMGNDVKADVAFETPDTLSYKDITTLISSLPQIQQLIFNMHEIEGFSHEEIAVKLNIPASTSRVYLTRAKAKLATLYNAVMSTYQ
- a CDS encoding acetylxylan esterase, producing the protein MNKKHKHFLPAIAFVVLLGLQLSAVNAFAQGPGQGGPGAGGPGAGGPGGPGGPGGAPRRSNLPPIPLAEDTTHSITKHFTPSTPVKKAPDAKGFIQRWLVLDPVKKNLRGNSSITESYLKTTFSTENFSQDFNAVPKNNSTVTIAGQELQWHALDSKAFNFNLYHFSYATNKPKAGVLFWLVTVINCTEDIKNVRLAAGVNSGGAFWLNGEQVLTIPGDKDIIVDNVVSPLLTLKKGKNIVRAAILNGQGMCNFVARFIDEKGQPVKNYTLSYE